The segment ACATAAAGGCATGCCGTTCGACTTTAAAAAGGTTGCAGCGCTCGGTGTTTTACTCGCAACGGGTACAGCAATAGGTTCGTTATTTTTTAATGCGCCATTTTTAACACAAACAGATGGCTATTTTAATATCCCAATTTTGGGGGAAAAGCATTTGTCTACAGTAACATTGTTTGAGGCAGGCGTTGCATTAACAGTCATCGGTACACTTGTGACGATTATTTTAAGTATAAGTGAGGATGAATAGTATGGAATCTTTAATGATAATACTTGTAGGCATACTTGTGGCGATTGCTACGTATTTAATCCTCTCTCGAAGTGTTTTTCGTGTCATTATGGGCACGGCAATTTTGTCACATGCTGTCCATTTGTTACTTTTAACAGTAGGCGGTTTGAAAAAGGGTAATGTGCCGATTATTGGGCAAGCGGATGGAGCTTTTACAGATGCTTTGCCACAAGCGCTTATTTTAACGGCAATTGTTATTAGCTTTGCCGTTACAGCGTTTTTACTTGTCCTTGCTTACCGAATGTATTTAACAAACGGCACGGATGACCTTTCGCAGCTAGGAGGTAAATCAGATGAATAATATCATTGTTTTACCAATGATTGTGCCGATAATTACGGCGATATTTTTAGTTTTTTTACGTGATTCGATTAAGTTACAGCGTATTGTCAGCCTCGTAACAATGATATTCGTTACAGCTGTATCGGTTGCCTTGCTGCAATTAATCCAAACAGAGGGTATTTTACGACTTGATTTTAGCGGTTGGGCACCACCGTTTGGCATTTTATTTGTTGCGGATTCATTTGCTGTTTTATTAGTACTAACGGCAAGCATTGTGACGGCTATTTGTTTAATTTACGCCTTTTCAACAATCGGCCCTCGCCATGAACGGATGTTTTTTTATCCTTTTGTTCTATTGCTAGTTGCAGGTGTAAATGGTTCGTTTTTAACAGGGGATATTTTTAACTTATTTGTCTGCTTTGAAGTGATGTTGCTTGCTTCCTTTGCATTAATAGCGCTTGGCGGTGAGAAATTCCAGCTGCGTGAAGCACTAAAATATGTGTTAATCAATATTGTCGCTTCATGGATGTTTTTACTCGCGCTTGCGTATTTATACGGCACAATAAAAACATTGAATATGGCACACATTTCCCAGCGTGTAGCGGAAGTAGGACAAGAGCCAATCTTGACGCTTGTCTCACTTGTTTTTCTCATTGTATTTGCTTTAAAAGCAGGGTTGCTTCTGTTCTTCTGGCTACCAGGTTCTTATAGTGTGCCACCTACAGCTGTGCAAGCATTGTTTGCGGCATTATTAACAAAGGTAGGGATTTATGCGTTATTCCGCACATTTACATTAATGTTCCCGCTCAATCCAGAAGTGACGCATACGTTAATTGGTGTAATGGCTGGATTGACGATCATTGCAGGCTGTATGGGGGCTCTCGCTGGTCAGGATGTGCGAACAATTGCTACATATAATGTTGTCATTGGCGTCGGCTTTATTTTACTAGCGCTCGCAATTGGAACGGAACAAGCGATGGCGGGGGCTGTTTATTATTTAATTCACGATATGCTTGCGAAGGCATTACTCTTTTTAATTATAGGTACGATGGTGCTTTTAACGGGAGAAATTGTCGTGAAAAATATGAGTGGGTTGATTCGTAACTATCCGCTTTTTGGTTGGCTATATTTTATTGTGATGTGTGCGCTTGTCGGGATTCCACCATTGAGTGGCTTTATTGGGAAAGTATTGATCGGACAAGGCGCTGTTGAAACGGGTTCTTATGTATTGCTTGCATTAGGATTTGGCTCGAGTGTTATCGTTTTATATTCGCTTCTTCGCATTTTCTTAGCTTCATTTTTTGGAGAAACATCAATTAGTGAAGAGGAGAAAAAGCCAATCCCTCGAGGTGCGATGGTTTCATTTGTCTTATTTGCACTGTGCATTGTCGGCTTGGGTGTTGGTGCAGAAGGAATAGCCGTTTATGTAAACGACGCAGCATATACATTAGTAAATCCTTCTGTTTATGTGGAGGCAATTTTAAATACCCATGAGTAAAGGAGGATGAGTATATGTTTGGACAATTTATATTAAATTTATTTATCGCAGCATTATGGTTTTTACTAAAGGATGACCCTAATGCAAGTTTTACTACATTTATGTCAGGCTTTTTTATAGGCATACTTATTTTATATGCAATGCATCGCTTTTTCGGTATGCAATTTTATTTAGGCCGTGTGTTAA is part of the Solibacillus sp. FSL K6-1523 genome and harbors:
- a CDS encoding Na(+)/H(+) antiporter subunit B encodes the protein MKVNDVILKTVVRMVVFIVFTLGMYLFFAGHNAPGGGFIGGLVLGSGIVLLYLTYDIETVHKGMPFDFKKVAALGVLLATGTAIGSLFFNAPFLTQTDGYFNIPILGEKHLSTVTLFEAGVALTVIGTLVTIILSISEDE
- a CDS encoding Na(+)/H(+) antiporter subunit C; the protein is MESLMIILVGILVAIATYLILSRSVFRVIMGTAILSHAVHLLLLTVGGLKKGNVPIIGQADGAFTDALPQALILTAIVISFAVTAFLLVLAYRMYLTNGTDDLSQLGGKSDE
- a CDS encoding Na+/H+ antiporter subunit D, translating into MNNIIVLPMIVPIITAIFLVFLRDSIKLQRIVSLVTMIFVTAVSVALLQLIQTEGILRLDFSGWAPPFGILFVADSFAVLLVLTASIVTAICLIYAFSTIGPRHERMFFYPFVLLLVAGVNGSFLTGDIFNLFVCFEVMLLASFALIALGGEKFQLREALKYVLINIVASWMFLLALAYLYGTIKTLNMAHISQRVAEVGQEPILTLVSLVFLIVFALKAGLLLFFWLPGSYSVPPTAVQALFAALLTKVGIYALFRTFTLMFPLNPEVTHTLIGVMAGLTIIAGCMGALAGQDVRTIATYNVVIGVGFILLALAIGTEQAMAGAVYYLIHDMLAKALLFLIIGTMVLLTGEIVVKNMSGLIRNYPLFGWLYFIVMCALVGIPPLSGFIGKVLIGQGAVETGSYVLLALGFGSSVIVLYSLLRIFLASFFGETSISEEEKKPIPRGAMVSFVLFALCIVGLGVGAEGIAVYVNDAAYTLVNPSVYVEAILNTHE